In a genomic window of Punica granatum isolate Tunisia-2019 chromosome 6, ASM765513v2, whole genome shotgun sequence:
- the LOC116212502 gene encoding universal stress protein PHOS34-like, whose product MASGANKPVMLVGVDDSEHSVYALKWTLDNFFVPFSSNHPYKLIIVHARPTVTMAVGFAGPGVAEALPYVEADLKRQVTKVLDKMKEICSKKSVQDVVVEVHEGDGRNVLCDAVDKHHASILVVGSHGYGTIKRAVLGSVSDYCAHHAHCSVMIVKKPKTKQ is encoded by the exons ATGGCAAGCGGCGCAAATAAGCCGGTGATGCTGGTGGGTGTTGATGACAGCGAGCACAGCGTGTACGCCCTCAAGTGGACCCTCGACAACTTCTTTGTCCCCTTCTCCTCCAATCATCCCTACAAGCTCATCATTGTACATGCAAGACCTACTGTGACTATGGCTGTGGGCTTTGCTGGACCCG GAGTTGCGGAGGCTTTGCCATACGTCGAAGCCGACCTAAAGAGGCAAGTTACGAAAGTCTTGGATAAGATGAAGGAAATCTGTTCCAAAAAATCG GTCCAAGATGTTGTAGTAGAAGTGCATGAGGGCGATGGAAGGAATGTCCTATGTGATGCAGTAGACAAGCACCATGCATCAATTCTGGTCGTGGGGAGTCATGGTTATGGAACCATAAAGAG GGCCGTGTTGGGCAGCGTGAGCGACTACTGTGCACACCATGCCCATTGCTCGGTGATGATCGTGAAGAAGCCAAAAACTAAGCAATGA
- the LOC116211318 gene encoding universal stress protein PHOS34-like, producing the protein MATGAEKQVMVVGIDESDHSLHALGWTIDRFFSPFSPNHPFKLVAVHAKPSPARVGLSGPATAEVITYIDSDLKAIAARVSQKVKEICSRKSIQDVAVEVVEGDARNVLCEAVERHHASILAVGSHGYGSIRRAVLGSVSDYCAHHALCTVMIVKRPKKIQH; encoded by the exons ATGGCGACCGGCGCGGAGAAGCAGGTGATGGTGGTGGGCATCGACGAGAGCGACCACAGCCTGCACGCCCTCGGGTGGACGATCGACCGCTTCTTCTCCCCTTTCTCCCCCAACCATCCCTTCAAGCTCGTCGCCGTCCACGCCAAACCCTCCCCCGCCAGGGTGGGCCTCTCTGGACCTG CTACCGCGGAGGTGATTACGTATATAGACTCGGATTTGAAGGCGATAGCAGCAAGAGTTTCACAGAAGGTGAAGGAAATCTGTTCTCGTAAATCG ATTCAAGATGTGGCAGTTGAAGTTGTGGAAGGTGATGCGAGGAATGTTCTCTGTGAGGCCGTGGAGAGGCACCACGCATCAATCCTTGCTGTCGGTAGCCATGGTTATGGTTCCATAAGAAG GGCGGTATTGGGCAGCGTGAGCGATTACTGTGCTCATCATGCTCTTTGCACGGTGATGATCGTGAAGAGGCCGAAGAAGATCCAACATTGA
- the LOC116212503 gene encoding universal stress protein PHOS34-like: MATGAEKQVMVVGIDESDHSLYALRWTIDRFFAPFSPNPPFKLVLVHAKPHPAKAGLHGPATAEVITYIDKDLKVMSARVTKKAKGICSRRSIQDVTVEVVEGDPRTVLCESTERHRASVLVVGSRGYGAIKRAVLGSVSDYCAHHARCTVMIVKKPNIKN, translated from the exons ATGGCGACCGGCGCGGAGAAGCAGGTGATGGTGGTGGGGATCGACGAGAGCGACCATAGCCTGTACGCCCTCAGGTGGACGATCGATCGCTTCTTCGCCCCTTTCTCCCCCAACCCACCCTTCAAGCTCGTCCTCGTCCACGCCAAACCCCACCCCGCCAAGGCCGGCCTCCACGGACCTG CTACCGCGGAGGTGATTACGTATATAGACAAGGATTTGAAGGTGATGTCAGCAAGAGTTACAAAGAAGGCTAAGGGTATTTGTTCTCGTAGATCG aTTCAAGATGTGACAGTTGAAGTTGTGGAAGGTGATCCGAGGACTGTTCTCTGTGAGTCCACGGAGAGGCACCGCGCATCGGTCCTTGTTGTTGGTAGTCGTGGGTATGGTGCTATAAAAAG GGCGGTATTGGGCAGTGTGAGTGATTACTGTGCTCATCATGCTCGTTGCACGGTGATGATCGTGAAGAAGCCGAATATCAAAAATTGA
- the LOC116211317 gene encoding universal stress protein PHOS34-like → MAAATGLEKPVMVVGIDESDHSMYALDWTIDRFFAPFSSNPPFKLVVVHAKPSPSTAAGLAGPAAAEVITYIEADLKTIAARVSEKAKHICSRKSIQDVKFEVVEGDARNVLCEAVERHHASILVVGSHGYGAIKRAVLGSVSDYCAHHAHCTVMIVKRPKI, encoded by the exons ATGGCGGCGGCGACCGGCTTGGAGAAGCCGGTGATGGTGGTGGGCATCGACGAGAGCGATCACAGCATGTACGCCCTCGACTGGACGATCGACCGCTTCTTCGCCCCTTTCTCCTCCAATCCACCCTTCAAGCTCGTGGTCGTCCACGCCAAACCTTCCCCCTCCACCGCCGCTGGCCTCGCCGGACCCG CTGCCGCGGAGGTGATTACGTATATAGAGGCGGATTTGAAGACGATAGCAGCGAGAGTTTCAGAGAAGGCTAAGCATATTTGTTCTCGCAAATCG ATTCAAGATGTGAAATTTGAAGTTGTGGAAGGTGATGCGAGGAATGTTCTCTGTGAGGCCGTGGAAAGGCACCATGCATCGATCCTTGTTGTTGGTAGTCATGGTTATGGTGCCATAAAAAG GGCGGTATTGGGCAGTGTGAGCGATTATTGTGCTCATCATGCTCATTGCACGGTGATGATTGTCAAGAGGCCGAAGATCTAA
- the LOC116211864 gene encoding putative B3 domain-containing protein At2g27410 — MAEFLDLSLLANVASIVANRLAQLDSPLEVEIRVFNGRLGMITNRRSVRAKRLFKKAVDVGAPLMIAAAPSRIGKKCCCETGLKQATVGDGSASAMAVFVPEYPGLPMVVLSTIQSMGGSNVKLILQKKLTCSDMKADQGRFLLPSCRVLANFLGQEEWQRLKSGGNICVPVIEPCLRVSTLSLRRWKMSSSHVFVLNTGWNKITHDPENGLVEDDVVQVWSYRVEGRLCFAIVKTIIKASTGNTVPSSPSSTVTHV; from the coding sequence ATGGCGGAGTTCTTGGACCTTTCTCTCTTGGCTAATGTGGCCTCAATCGTGGCCAATCGACTTGCTCAGTTGGATTCTCCACTGGAGGTGGAAATCCGGGTGTTCAACGGACGTCTAGGTATGATCACGAACAGAAGATCGGTCCGGGCGAAGAGATTGTTCAAGAAAGCTGTGGATGTTGGGGCTCCCCTGATGATTGCAGCGGCTCCTTCGAGAATTGGCAAGAAATGCTGCTGCGAAACGGGTCTTAAGCAGGCGACAGTTGGTGATGGGTCTGCCTCTGCCATGGCCGTGTTCGTGCCCGAATACCCGGGACTACCGATGGTGGTCCTCTCCACAATTCAGTCCATGGGCGGGTCTAATGTGAAGCTTATCTTGCAAAAGAAACTGACTTGCAGCGACATGAAGGCGGACCAAGGCCGTTTCTTGCTTCCAAGTTGTCGGGTCCTCGCGAATTTCCTCGGTCAGGAAGAGTGGCAGCGGCTCAAGAGTGGAGGGAACATATGTGTTCCAGTCATCGAGCCTTGCCTCAGGGTCTCGACCCTCAGCCTCAGGAGGTGGAAGATGTCTTCCAGCCATGTCTTTGTGTTGAACACGGGGTGGAACAAGATCACCCACGATCCGGAGAACGGGTTAGTGGAGGATGATGTGGTCCAGGTCTGGTCTTACCGAGTTGAAGGGAGACTCTGTTTCGCGATTGTCAAGACCATCATCAAAGCGTCCACGGGAAACACTGTGCCGTCTTCTCCCTCCAGCACTGTGACTCACGTATGA